The genomic interval ATATACACTATAATGTTATGTAAACATTATGAGAAACCCTTCCCCTACTGCTGTCACCGTTGATCAGGGCCTCACCTCCTTTATCTGGATATCACTGTCAGGTTTACCACTCTCGGCCTAGTGTCACACGCTTCAGAAAAAAACTCTGTGTGGAGTAGAGCAGCTAGATAGAGGCGCTAATAAACAGACAGAGCTGCTGTACGCTGATTCAGTGTCGTGGAAATATAAGGTGGGTATAAAGTGGCCAGGTACTGTATggggtaggtgtttctaataaagtggccaggtaCAGTATggggtaggtgtttctaataaagtgaccaatGAGTGTCCATGTTCTATTCTATGGCTCAGgtattttaatgctgttttccTATTGGCTCAGGTGTATTAATGCTGCTATCCTATTGGCTCAGGTGTATTAATGCTGCTATCCTATTGGCTCAGGTGTATTAATGCTGCTATCCTATTGGCTCAGGTATATTAATGCTGCTATCCTATTGGCCCAGGTGTATTAATGCTGCTATCCTATTGGCTCAGGTGTATTAATGCTGCTATCCTATTGGCTCAGGTGTATTAATGCTGTTATCCTATTGGCTCAGGTGTATTACTGCTGTTATCCTATTGGCTCAGGTGTATTAATGCTTTTATCCTGTTGACTCGTGAGTTTTAATGCTGCTATCCTATTGGCTCAGGTATTTTAATGCTGTTATCCTATTGGCTCAGGTGTTTTAATGCCGCTATCCTATTGGCTCAGGTGCTTTAATGCTGCTATCCTATTGGCTCAGGTGTATTAATGCTGGTATCCTATTGGCTTAGGTGTATTAATGCCGTTATCCTATTGGCTTGTGTGTTTTAATGCCACTATCCTATTGGCTCAGGTGTTTTAATGCTGCTATCCTATTGGCTCAGGTGTATTAATGCTGCTATCCTATTGGCTCAGGTGTATTAATGCTGCTATCCTATTGGCTCAGGTGTATTAATGCTGCTATCCTATTGGCTCAGGTGTTTTATTTCTGACTTTAGTTATCTCCCATTAATAAATGAGGTGTTGTTTAAGTGTACCCAGTtactattgtttgtttgtttgtttacagcaAAATGCAGGTTTTTCGTTTCTTCTTGAGCTGCAGGTCCAGGTCCAGCAGCAAGGCAAGGAAGTTCCTGTTGGGGTAAATGGCTCGTTTCTGGATGAGCCTCTGTACGGCTGAACAGAGAGACAAGTGCTGATAGAGCATCAGGTACGCCAGCACCAGGGAGGACGAGCGGCTCATACCCATAATGCAGTGCACCAGCACCTTACCTGCAGGGGGTAGTCAATACAGAACAGGTTCAGCAATTCAACAATGATCCTGTTGTTGATTTTAGAAAAACCTCTGTAGGGGTGTAGGGGTTAGGAGATACAGGGTAAGTGATATTGATTAAGACATGGGTGTTAACCTTGTTCTCAGAGTGACCCtgacactcctcaaagacagtcacccggaggaaactcacgcagacacagggagaacacaccacactcctcacagacagtcacctggaggaaacccacgcagacatggggagaacacaccacactcctcacagacagtcaccaggaggaaacccacacagacacagggagaacacaccacactcctcacagacagtcaccaggaggaaacccacacagacacagggagaacacacaacactcctcacagacagtcacctggaggaaacccacgcagacacagggagaacacaccacactcctcacagacagtcacccggaggaaacccacgcagacacagggagaacacaccacactcctcacagacagtcacccggaggaaacccatggagacacagagagaacacaccacactcctcacagacagtcacccggaggaaacccatggagacacagagagaacacaccacactcctcacagacagtcacctggaggaaacccacgcagacacagagagaacacaccacagtccttacaaacagtcacccggaggaaacccacgcagacacagggagaacacacaacactcctcacagacagtcacctggaggaaacccacacagacacagggagaacacaccacactcctcacagacagtcacctggagaaaacccacgcagacacagggagaacacaccacactcctcacagacagtcatccggaggaaacccacgcagacacagggaggacacaccacactcctcacagacttctATAAAGAAAGATTACAGATATTCCTCACCGTCGGGAGATTTGAGGCCTCTGTGGATGAACTCTGCCGCGGGCCTGAAGTAGACATCCAGATCGAAGTGGGACGAGTCTTCGGCCGGAATCCCACAGTAAACAAAGCTGGAGCCGTAGAAACTCTGGTCTCCGACACTGCCACGTTTAGAGTGAGCAGCGTTCAGGATGTGAGTGATCCCCAGCCTCCTCAGAGCTGATCTGTTCTGAGCAATTCccctacagagagagacatagagagagacacagacagagagagagagacagagacagacagacaaagagagagagagacagagacagacagagggagagacagacagagagagagggagagagagaaaaagacttTGTTGTAGTAGTCAGGTCTGTGTACGGAGGAGTGATCAGTACTCacaggtttgtaaataaatgtagaggTCAGGTCTGTGTACGGAGAAGTGGTCAGTTCTCacaggtttgtaaataaatgtagtggTCAGGTCTGTGTACGGAGGAGGGGTCAGTTCTCacaggtttgtaaataaatgtagtggTCAGGTCTGTGTACGGAGGAGTGGTCAGTTCTCacaggtttgtaaataaatgtagtggTCAGGTCTGTGTACGGAGGAGGGGTCAGTTCTCacaggtttgtaaataaatgtagtggTCAGGTCTGTGTACGGAGGAGGGGTCAGTTCTCacaggtttgtaaataaatgtagaggTCAGGTCTGTGTACGGAGGAGTGATCAGTACTCacaggtttgtaaataaatgtagaggTCAGGTCTGTGTACGGAGGAGTGGTCAGTTCTCacaggtttgtaaataaatgtagaggTCAGGTCTGTGTACGGAGGAGTGATCAGTACTCacaggtttgtaaataaatgtagaggTCAGGTCTGTGTACGGAGGAGTGGTCAGTTCTCacaggtttgtaaataaatgtagtggTCAGGTCTGTTTACGGAGGAGGGGTCAGTACTCacaggtttgtaaataaatgtagtggTCAGGTCTGTTTACGGAGGAGGGGTCAGTACTCacaggtttgtaaataaatgtagaggTCAGGTCTGTGTACGGAGGAGTGGTCAGTACTCacaggtttgtaaataaatgtagtggTCAGGTCTGTGTACGGAGGAGTGGTCAGTTCTCAcaggtttataaataaatgtagaggTCAGGTCTGTGTACGGAGGAGTGGTCAGTACTCacaggtttgtaaataaatgtagaggTCAGGTCTGTTTAAGGAGGAGGGGGCAGTACTCacaggtttgtaaataaatgtagaggTCAGGTCTGTGTACGGAGGAGTGGTCAGTACTCacaggtttgtaaataaatgtagaggTCAGGTCTGTGTACGGAGGAGGGGTCAGTACTCAcaggtttataaataaatgtagaggTCAGGTCTGTGTACGGAGGAGGGGTCAGTACTCacaggtttgtaaataaatgtagtggTCAGGTCTGTGTACGGAGGAGTGGTCAGTTCTCacaggtttgtaaataaatgtagtggTCAGGTCTGTGTACGGAGGAGTGGTCAGTTCTCacaggtttgtaaataaatgtagtggTCAGGTCTGTGTACGGAGGAGGGGTCAGTACTCacaggtttgtaaataaatgtagaggTCAGGTCTGTGTACGGAGGAGTGGTCAGTTCTCacaggtttgtaaataaatgtagaggTCAGGTCTGTGTACGGAGGAGTGGTCAGTTCTCacaggtttgtaaataaatgtagtggTCAGGTCTGTGTACGGAGGAGGGGTCAGTACTCacaggtttgtaaataaatgtagtggTCAGGTCTGTGTACGGAGGAGGGGTCAGTACTCacaggtttgtaaataaatgtagaggTCAGGTCTGTGTACGGAGGAGTGGTCAGTTCTCacaggtttgtaaataaatgtagtggTCAGGTCTGTGTACGGAGGAGGGGTCAGTACTCacaggtttgtaaataaatgtagaggTCAGGTCTGTGTACGGAGGAGGGGTCAGTTCTCacaggtttgtaaataaatgtagaggTCAGGTCTGTGTACGGAGGAGTGGTCAGTTCTCAcaggtttataaataaatgtagaggTCAGGTCTGTTTAAGGAGGAGGGGGCAGTACTCacaggtttgtaaataaatgtagaggTCAGGTCTGTTTAAGGAGGAGGGGGCAGTACTCacaggtttgtaaataaatgtagaggTCAGGTCTGTGTACGGAGGAGTGGTCAGTTCTCacaggtttgtaaataaatgtagaggTCAGGTCTGTTTAAGGAGGAGTGGTCAGTACTCacaggtttgtaaataaatgtagtggTCAGGTCTGTGTACGGAGGAGTGGTCAGTACTCAcaggtttataaataaatgtagaggTCAGGTCTGTGTACGGAGGAGTGGTCAGTACTCacaggtttgtaaataaatgtagaggTCAGGTCTGTTTAAGGAGGAGTGGTCAGTACTCacaggtttgtaaataaatgtagtggTCAGGTCTGTGTACGGAGGAGTGGTCAGTACTCAcaggtttataaataaatgtagaggTCAGGTCTGTGTACGGAGGAGTGGTCAGTACTCacaggtttgtaaataaatgtagaggTCAGGTCTGTGTACGGAGGAGTGGTCAGTTCTCacaggtttgtaaataaatgtagaggTCAGGTCTGTGTACGGAGGAGTGGTCAGTACTCacaggtttgtaaataaatgtagaggTCAGGTCTGTGTACGGAGGAGGGGTCAGTTCTCacaggtttgtaaataaatgtagaggTCAGGTCTGTGTACGGAGGAGGGGGCAGTCCTCacaggtttgtaaataaatgtagtggTCAGGTCTGTGTACGGAGGAGGGGTCAGTACTCacaggtttgtaaataaatgtagaggTCAGGTCTGTGTACGGAGGAGGGGTCAGTTCTCacaggtttgtaaataaatgtagaggTCAGGTCTGTTTAAGGAGGAGTGGTCAGTACTCacaggtttgtaaataaatgtagtggTCAGGTCTGTGTACGGAGGAGGGGTCAGTTCTCACacgtttgtaaataaatgtagtggTCAGGTCTGTGTACGGAGGAGTGGTCAGTTCTCacaggtttttaaataaatgtagtggTCAGGTCTGTTTACGGAGGAGTGGTCAGTTCTCacaggtttttaaataaatgtagaggTCAGGTGTGTGTACGGAGGAGTGGTCAGTTCTCacaggtttttaaataaatgtagaggTCAGGTGTGTGTACGGAGGAGTGGTCAGTACTCacaggtttgtaaataaatgtagaggTCAGGTCTGTGTACGGAGGAGTGGTCAGTACTCACACGTTCCCGATGTAAATGTTGGGCCACACCTCATCGATCTGATGAAGGTCCAGTTTACATGAGTCCAGAACTTTCTCCAGGTCTTTCACACTCAGATACTCCTTCCTCTTGTTCTTCTGAGCTGTCATCTCTGatacagcactgtgtgtgtgtgtgtgcgaatgAGAGAGTGATCAGAGAGAGCAGGTGAACTAATGGGACCACCACCATATTTAGAGCCCCAGTgtactgttacacacacacaaacacacacacacacacacgctttagATGCCATATGCCAAAgtctttacacaaacacacacattctctctctctctctctctctctctctctcacacacacacacactcacacacacactcacattctgttctctctctcacactctctctcacacacattctgttctctctctctcttacacacacacactcacattctgttctttctctctctctctctctcacacacacacacattctgttccctctctctctctctctccctctctcacacacacactcacattctgttccctctctctctctctctctctctctctcacacacacacacgctttagACGCCATATGCCAAAGtctttacacaaacatacacattttgttctctctctctctctctctctcacacacacactcacactcacactctgtactctctctttctctgtctctcactgtctataCACAAACGAACACAGGGAAAAGAACGTTCTGGGCGCTGAGACAGTGCCTGAGACGTCCTGAGCGCAGAGGCGGTGTCTGAGACGTCCTGAGCGGCGAGACGATGTCTGAGACGTCCTGAGCGCCAAGACGGTGTCTGAGACGTCCTGAGCGCAGAGACAGTGTCTGAGACATCCTGAGCACAGGGACGGTGTCTGAGATGTCCTGAGCGCCGAGATCGTGTCTGAGACGTCCTGAGTGCAGGGACGCTGTTTGAGACGTCCTGAGCGCTGAGAGAGTGTCTGAGATGTCCTGAGCGCCAAGACAGTGTCTGAGACGTCCTGACTGACGAGTCGGAGTCTGAGACTTCCTGACCGACGAGACGGCGTCTGAGACGTCCTGAGCTCCGAGACGGTGTCTGAGACGTCCTGAGCATCGAGACGGTGTCTGAGACGTCCTGAGCATCGAGACGGTGTGTGAGACGTCCTGAGCGCTGAGATGGTGTGTGAGACATCCTGTGCCCAGGGACGGTGTCTGAGATGTTCTGAGCACAGGGACGGTGTGTGAGATGTCCTGAGCACCGAGATGGTGTCTGAGACGTCCTGAGCGCAGAGATGATGTGTGAGACGTCCTGAGCGCTGAGACAGTGTCTGAGACATTCTGACCGACGATTCGGTATCTGAGACATCCTGAGCGCAGGGACGGTGTCTGAGACttccacaccatgtctgagggaatatttctgcattaatttaattaattaatttttgttaCTTTTCTGAAGAGGTGTGCGTCAGGCTGCAGCATAGGGTTCAGAAAAATACACAAGACAAAcagtgaacattcattcattcattcactgtctgtaacccttatccatttcagggttgcagtgggtccggagcctaaccagaatcactgggcacaaggcaggaatacaccctggagggggcgccagtccttcacagggcaacacagtaaTTAATTCTTCATTAGAAAaccaaaaatatgaaaaaaacataatacacatttaaaatatacactTCCCCAAAGTGTTTATATCTTCTACAGAACAACATTAAATTAATACCCTCATCGTGCTCAAAGTCAGAGCTGGTAAGAGGAGTAAACATCCTCCAGCACTGACacgtggaactgtgttctctggagtgagagTTCCTCTGGGTGGTGtttgccatcagatcctcacagcaatgttccagcgtTCCCCGGGAGAGTAGAGACCGCAGCAGAATGATGTGTGAGAAGTGTCCACTGAGGTTTGGCACACAGTAGTGCAGTGGTGACTGGTGTGTGTTACGTTCTCTGAGGGGCTCGGCGTTCCGGTGCAGAATTCTCTGAGCCGTAGAGTCTGATGTCCAGCGCTCGGAGCTGTTTCAGGAATCCACGATTTGGGAAAATCCACCGGTGCTGTTTCACAGTTATAATGGCCTCCAGCAGGGGGAGCTGCTGATAGATCATCAGGTAGGCGAGCACCAACGAGGCAGAGCGGCTCACACCTACAGCACAGTGGACTAACAACcgcgctacacacacacacacacctgtcagtAATTCACTCACTGGCcgttttatcagaaacaccccccttctactgatattcactggccactttttcaggtgagataaatgagatcATGTGAGATAAGGTGAGATCAGGGTGAGATAAGGTGAGATAATGTGAGATCAGGGTGAGATCAGGTGAGTGGTCGGTACACTTACCTCCGGGGGAGTTCAGGACCCGGTGGATGTGGTCGGCGCAGGGCTGGAAATACCTGGACAGGTCAAAGGAGGGCGAGTCATCGGCGGGAACACCGTAGTATTCCACGGATGAGCCGTAGAACTCCGGCCCACCCTCACAGTGCTGCTTCCCATGAGCTGCGTTCAGGACGTGGGAAATACCGAGCTTCCAGAGGCTGTAGCGATCATTCGCTATTGACctgcccccccccacacacacacacggagaggGAGGACTTCAAACATCGCCCCAGAGCACTCCACCGATCTACACCCCTCTGACCCACACTGTGGCTGGGGTTATACTCCTCTGGCCTGCCCTTGGGGGAACATTAGTAGCACCTTTAATTATGGATTatatactgtacctttaattaggaacagaactgtaccttactctgtattaactgtggatgttaaagtTGTGCTGATGTCATtcgttcttttattctccacagttgtataataaaagattacagagatccccctctccttcagTAACACTCATCAGATGTCCATGAAATCTCAACCATGGGAAGGTAGGGTCCCTTCATTTTACCacgagctccatcaggaaaaagctgcagaagactgtgatgggtttgttctgttcttggggacaatactgtgtccaaaagtccaagtgagtgtgggtttagacgaGTTACAGATGGAGTCAGTGTCAGAGTCGGGAACAGAGCGGTGTCCTGTGAAGGTTAAGAATGATGAATATGTGAGCTTTGCTTGATGAAGGTTTGTGTTAAACAAGAAAAGGTCCAGCTGAATAGCTCTGAGTAACTCAACAAACTGTTGAAAAACAACTCCTGTTGTTTTCACACACGGGGAACATTCAAAACAAGAAAATGGACGTCATGTGAATCAGTCGGGACGGCTGGGTTAGTTTAGTGTTAGGGACCTACGTGTTtcttactggtgtgtgtgtgtgtgtgtgtgttcagtgtga from Hoplias malabaricus isolate fHopMal1 chromosome 3, fHopMal1.hap1, whole genome shotgun sequence carries:
- the LOC136691319 gene encoding dual specificity protein phosphatase 13A-like → MTAQKNKRKEYLSVKDLEKVLDSCKLDLHQIDEVWPNIYIGNVGIAQNRSALRRLGITHILNAAHSKRGSVGDQSFYGSSFVYCGIPAEDSSHFDLDVYFRPAAEFIHRGLKSPDGKVLVHCIMGMSRSSSLVLAYLMLYQHLSLCSAVQRLIQKRAIYPNRNFLALLLDLDLQLKKKRKTCILL
- the LOC136691318 gene encoding dual specificity protein phosphatase 13A-like, with product MSERKRANTPTVKELERVLFGGRRSGNHVDEVWPNLFLGNMSIANDRYSLWKLGISHVLNAAHGKQHCEGGPEFYGSSVEYYGVPADDSPSFDLSRYFQPCADHIHRVLNSPGARLLVHCAVGVSRSASLVLAYLMIYQQLPLLEAIITVKQHRWIFPNRGFLKQLRALDIRLYGSENSAPERRAPQRT